One genomic window of Bactrocera dorsalis isolate Fly_Bdor chromosome 4, ASM2337382v1, whole genome shotgun sequence includes the following:
- the LOC105225699 gene encoding uncharacterized protein LOC105225699 isoform X1 gives MTFYWWSHWFWITTLSTILLSITLVHTYPSQEISLEYNQDSKSVKAVTKLHQTTTSLEWSTTTPAALVTTSNKNAESDAVVAPIIQKQLKDDAGSTDEELVSEDVDTKQIESAFSEIEDTSEQEKENIVDRPTAEEGEYKRSAESYNKTIEEPKGLADEESVEEPRVAAVVAEQRSASIEESRQKSNRANEELSNYTNSSRKRDGIRGNATCVNCKAAAHEPNSTAGATRALEAPKALTNNTSASAVHANSRIDSLHSDTLELLNAIAEAAALPVPKLLTNAPQATEIDREVVTVPTESATVDAAAAATTQQRIPFTLENANKEEELRRAENEHRSRKSKVLSAEYKHINRYINYSSDSKSLLTRSAATTPNDFGGVEEGNISSEALSIQRTYFLDAGAISAICFTIFGVCCTVGTIGIVLYRRRYVNKPQALSEPDSSVYIDDSTMRLISFDDLQDNSDEMYSLDNDSFLNSLEAMTIQNYWTDTVKHTKL, from the exons ATGACCTTCTACTGGTGGTCACATTGGTTTTGGATAACAACATTGAGTA CTATCCTTCTGAGCATAACCCTCGTACACACATATCCAAGCCAAGAGATTTCCTTAGAGTACAATCAAGACAGTAAATCCGTGAAAGCGGTGACCAAACTACACCAGACGACGACGAGTTTAGAATGGTCCACAACAACACCAGCTGCACTAGTGACTACGTCCAATAAAAACGCAGAATCAGACGCTGTTGTGGCaccaataatacaaaaacaacttaaGGACGATGCCGGTAGTACAGATGAAGAGCTGGTCTCTGAAGATGTAGACACAAAACAGATTGAGTCAGCTTTTAGTGAGATAGAAGACACTTCCGagcaagaaaaagaaaacattgtagACCGACCAACAGCAGAAGAGGGTGAGTATAAACGATCTGCAGAGAGTTACAATAAAACCATAGAAGAGCCAAAGGGGCTTGCGGATGAAGAAAGCGTTGAGGAACCACGAGTCGCTGCGGTCGTAGCTGAGCAGCGATCAGCCTCTATTGAGGAAAGCAGACAGAAATCGAACCGCGCTAATGAAGAGCTGAGCAACTATACAAACAGCAGTCGGAAACGCGATGGGATCAG AGGCAATGCAACCTGTGTGAATTGTAAGGCGGCAGCGCACGAGCCCAATAGCACGGCGGGAGCCACCCGCGCGCTCGAAGCGCCAAAAGCATTGACTAACAACACGTCTGCGTCTGCGGTCCACGCAAACTCGCGGATAGACTCTCTGCACTCCGACACGCTGGAGTTGCTGAACGCGATAGCGGAAGCCGCAGCGCTCCCAGTGCCCAAACTGCTGACCAACGCGCCACAAGCGACCGAAATCGATCGTGAAGTCGTCACAGTGCCAACAGAGTCTGCAACAGTCGACGCTGCGGCGGCGGCAACGACACAGCAACGCATACCCTTCACATTGGAGAATGCCAATAAAGAGGAGGAACTGCGACGTGCCGAAAACGAACATCGTTCACGCAAATCGAAAGTGCTCTCGGCCGAGTACAAGCACATCAATCGCTATATCAACTACTCGTCGGACAGCAAAAGCCTGCTAACGCGTAGCGCCGCCACGACGCCCAATGACTTTGGCGGCGTTGAAGAGGGCAACATCTCCTCGGAGGCGCTTTCGATACAG CGCACCTACTTCTTGGACGCCGGCGCGATCTCAGCCATCTGCTTCACCATATTCGGTGTTTGTTGCACGGTCGGCACCATTGGCATAGTGCTGTATCGGCGTAGATACGTGAATAAGCCGCAGGCGCTGAGCGAGCCCGACTCGAGTGTCTACATCGATGATAGCACGATGCGT TTAATTTCTTTTGACGATTTACAGGATAACTCCGATGAGATGTACAGCTTGGACAATGACTCCTTTCTCAATTCACTGGAGGCGATGACAATACAAAACTACTGGACGGACACCGTTAAACATACAAAGCTTTAA
- the LOC105225723 gene encoding uncharacterized protein LOC105225723, with the protein MQEVPVLPWEKIAWSDEHVQLIYRDWGLFYTHKQQLDIAAKYYDKSLELKNDDSRALYFRSQCKRNIAQTQGALEDGLAAGAIEPNNAPINLEICDALYELNQFENCKVELHDNTHKFYGKKVSAFQNRLIVVDENFKDSIGETLGPFILRNEKIFAKVLEQLEKEKYVDPRPLWKILREQGKCDVLSILEKEELLLSPREIARRERAFKVFNQIYYNKSWIDVLFLKDLRDNGNLLLPQCKVSTPFLRHLTNTKYDVLKKFLKMLQARSPLYNEQMRKCPDKEVWEKHRQAHLNHIQYQTRRNMLTILRTIRQLRAMGQIAKLSKYVEEVMGDYVVLKTHRVMPWKFEFLNEVYNTLALAYTDRYVKPYEGSSVTEGKKNTNLLHLLRIPTDKNKDRSVTFVFGDKSTYTEPDATDYTMIAYKKYLARLEKRIHFAKYSIEKCYLLHEIARSHLGQSRFDECCSVARKAIEESKNCNSNIWRFLSTILICKSHAVLHKVERAKEILDEALIVANSLNSPALVTFVENCRLMNEAELSLKKRTQSMESVRRRKSKISLESRNSQLSQQSNETNESSNEPI; encoded by the exons ATGCAAGAAGTACCGGTATTGCCATGGGAGAAGATCGCTTGGAGCGACGAGCATGTGCAGCTGATCTACCGCGATTGGGGTCTCTTTTACACGCACAAACAACAATTGGACATAGCGGCGAAATACTATGACAAATCGCTGGAGCTGAAGAACGATGATTCGCGTGCGCTTTACTTCCGCAGTCAGTGCAAGCGTAACATCGCGCAGACACAGGGCGCGCTCGAGGACGGACTGGCAGCTGGAG CCATCGAGCCGAATAATGCACCAATCAATCTGGAGATCTGCGATGCCTTGTACGAGCTGAACCAATTCGAGAACTGCAAAGTCGAGCTACACGATAACACACACAAGTTCTATGGCAAGAAGGTGTCCGCATTTCAGAATCGTTTAATTGTGGTagatgaaaatttcaaagactCCATTGGTGAAACACTGGGCCCCTTCATATTAAGAAATGAGAAGATTTTTGCCAAAGTACTGGAACAGTTGGAGAAGGAGAAGTACGTGGATCCACGTCCTTTGTGGAAAATATTGCGTGAACAGGGTAAATGTGATGTGCTCAGCATACTCGAGAAGGAG GAATTGCTGTTGTCGCCACGCGAGATCGCCAGACGTGAACGCGCCTTCAAGGTGTTCAATcaaatatattacaacaaaagttGGATCGATGTGCTGTTTCTGAAGGATCTACGAGATAATGGAAATTTATTATTGCCGCAATGCAAAGTTTCGACGCCCTTTCTACGTCATCTGACCAACACTAAATACGATGTGCTCAAGAAGTTTTTG aaaatgttgCAAGCTCGCAGTCCACTCTACAATGAACAAATGCGTAAGTGTCCGGATAAGGAGGTGTGGGAGAAGCATCGACAGGCGCACTTGAACCACATACAATATCAAACCCGTCGTAATATGTTGACAATATTGCGTACGATACGACAGCTACGGGCTATGGGACAAATTGCT AAACTCAGTAAATATGTCGAGGAAGTTATGGGCGACTATGTCGTGTTGAAGACCCATCGTGTTATGCCATGGAAGTTTGAGTTTCTGAACGAAGTTTATAATACTCTCGCGCTAGCCTACACCGATCGGTATGTTAAACCATATGAAGGCAGTTCTGTAACTGAAGGcaagaaaaatacaaatttattgcaTCTGCTACGTATACCCACCGACAAGAATAAAGATCGTTCTGTCACGTTTGTGTTCGGCGATAAGTCTACGTATACGGAACCCGATGCCACCGATTATACAATGATTGCTTACAA GAAATATTTAGCGCGTTTGGAGAAACGTATACACTTCGCGAAATACTCGATTGAAAAGTGTTATCTGCTGCACGAAATCGCACGTAGTCATTTGGGGCAGAGCCGATTCGATGAGTGCTGCTCGGTGGCGCGCAAAGCAATTGAAG AGTCCAAAAACTGCAATAGCAATATCTGGCGCTTCTTGAGCACCATCTTGATTTGCAAATCGCATGCGGTGCTCCATAAAGTGGAACGCGCAAAGGAGATACTCGACGAAGCCTTGATTGTGGCGAACAGCTTAAATAGTCCCGCTTTGGTTACTTTTGTCGAGAATTGTCGCCTCATGAACGAAGCGGAATTATCACTGAAGAAGCGCACACAGTCCATGGAATCTGTGCGCAGGCGCAAAAGTAAAATATCACTTGAAAGCCGCAACTCGCAACTATCACAACAGAGCAATGAAACGAATGAAAGTTCGAATGAAcctatttaa
- the LOC105225699 gene encoding uncharacterized protein LOC105225699 isoform X2, with protein MTFYWWSHWFWITTLSTILLSITLVHTYPSQEISLEYNQDSKSVKAVTKLHQTTTSLEWSTTTPAALVTTSNKNAESDAVVAPIIQKQLKDDAGSTDEELVSEDVDTKQIESAFSEIEDTSEQEKENIVDRPTAEEGEYKRSAESYNKTIEEPKGLADEESVEEPRVAAVVAEQRSASIEESRQKSNRANEELSNYTNSSRKRDGIRGNATCVNCKAAAHEPNSTAGATRALEAPKALTNNTSASAVHANSRIDSLHSDTLELLNAIAEAAALPVPKLLTNAPQATEIDREVVTVPTESATVDAAAAATTQQRIPFTLENANKEEELRRAENEHRSRKSKVLSAEYKHINRYINYSSDSKSLLTRSAATTPNDFGGVEEGNISSEALSIQRTYFLDAGAISAICFTIFGVCCTVGTIGIVLYRRRYVNKPQALSEPDSSVYIDDSTMRVSDNSDEMYSLDNDSFLNSLEAMTIQNYWTDTVKHTKL; from the exons ATGACCTTCTACTGGTGGTCACATTGGTTTTGGATAACAACATTGAGTA CTATCCTTCTGAGCATAACCCTCGTACACACATATCCAAGCCAAGAGATTTCCTTAGAGTACAATCAAGACAGTAAATCCGTGAAAGCGGTGACCAAACTACACCAGACGACGACGAGTTTAGAATGGTCCACAACAACACCAGCTGCACTAGTGACTACGTCCAATAAAAACGCAGAATCAGACGCTGTTGTGGCaccaataatacaaaaacaacttaaGGACGATGCCGGTAGTACAGATGAAGAGCTGGTCTCTGAAGATGTAGACACAAAACAGATTGAGTCAGCTTTTAGTGAGATAGAAGACACTTCCGagcaagaaaaagaaaacattgtagACCGACCAACAGCAGAAGAGGGTGAGTATAAACGATCTGCAGAGAGTTACAATAAAACCATAGAAGAGCCAAAGGGGCTTGCGGATGAAGAAAGCGTTGAGGAACCACGAGTCGCTGCGGTCGTAGCTGAGCAGCGATCAGCCTCTATTGAGGAAAGCAGACAGAAATCGAACCGCGCTAATGAAGAGCTGAGCAACTATACAAACAGCAGTCGGAAACGCGATGGGATCAG AGGCAATGCAACCTGTGTGAATTGTAAGGCGGCAGCGCACGAGCCCAATAGCACGGCGGGAGCCACCCGCGCGCTCGAAGCGCCAAAAGCATTGACTAACAACACGTCTGCGTCTGCGGTCCACGCAAACTCGCGGATAGACTCTCTGCACTCCGACACGCTGGAGTTGCTGAACGCGATAGCGGAAGCCGCAGCGCTCCCAGTGCCCAAACTGCTGACCAACGCGCCACAAGCGACCGAAATCGATCGTGAAGTCGTCACAGTGCCAACAGAGTCTGCAACAGTCGACGCTGCGGCGGCGGCAACGACACAGCAACGCATACCCTTCACATTGGAGAATGCCAATAAAGAGGAGGAACTGCGACGTGCCGAAAACGAACATCGTTCACGCAAATCGAAAGTGCTCTCGGCCGAGTACAAGCACATCAATCGCTATATCAACTACTCGTCGGACAGCAAAAGCCTGCTAACGCGTAGCGCCGCCACGACGCCCAATGACTTTGGCGGCGTTGAAGAGGGCAACATCTCCTCGGAGGCGCTTTCGATACAG CGCACCTACTTCTTGGACGCCGGCGCGATCTCAGCCATCTGCTTCACCATATTCGGTGTTTGTTGCACGGTCGGCACCATTGGCATAGTGCTGTATCGGCGTAGATACGTGAATAAGCCGCAGGCGCTGAGCGAGCCCGACTCGAGTGTCTACATCGATGATAGCACGATGCGTGTAAGT GATAACTCCGATGAGATGTACAGCTTGGACAATGACTCCTTTCTCAATTCACTGGAGGCGATGACAATACAAAACTACTGGACGGACACCGTTAAACATACAAAGCTTTAA
- the LOC125778094 gene encoding uncharacterized protein LOC125778094: protein MIEVPVLPWEKIDWSDERVQKIYLDWGVFNTHKQQLDIAANYYDKSLELKADDARALVYRSLCKRDIAQTEGALEDALAALEIEPQNAIINQEICQALHELNQFENCKLELHNNSRKYIGRKASRFINKLIVIDENFNDTVGDTLSPFILRNEKIFADVLAFLEREKYVDPRPLWKVLNELGKCDVLSILEKEEVLLSPREVARRERAFRVFNQIYYNKSWIDVLFLKSLRENPNLLLPQNKVSTPFLRNLVNTKYDVVKKFLKMLQARSPVYTEQLRKCPNRKIWEAQRQKHLNHIQYQTRRNMLTILRTIRQLRAAGKIKQLSKYVEEVMGDYVVLKTHRVMPWKFEFINEVYNTLALAYADIYTAPPDMNFHYDTRNRLIRLLKVPIDKNKDRSMKFVFGDKSTYQEPDAIDYPLLAYKKYLARLEKRMHFAKYSIEKCYLLYEIAQSHLSQSRFEECCSVARKAIEESKNCNSYLWRFLSTLLICKSHAVLHKVERGRDALNEAYDCATLLKSDELLHFIDVCRVSIETEISLKKRAQSVDSVRRRKSRSSIVSSHLSQNSSGSGNTNQEEKKDDDEFE from the exons ATGATAGAAGTACCGGTTTTGCCTTGGGAGAAGATCGACTGGAGCGATGAACGTGTGCAGAAAATCTATTTGGATTGGGGTGTATTCAACACGCACAAGCAACAATTGGATATTGCGGCGAATTATTATGATAAATCATTGGAATTGAAGGCAGACGATGCTCGGGCGCTGGTCTACCGAAGTCTTTGTAAACGAGACATTGCCCAGACAGAGGGCGCCTTGGAGGACGCTTTGGCTGCGTTGG AGATCGAACCTCAAAATGCCATTATTAATCAAGAAATATGTCAAGCGCTACACGAGTTGAATCAGTTTGAAAATTGCAAGCTAGAACTTCATAATAATTCCCGAAAATATATCGGAAGAAAGGCTTCAAGGTTTATAAATAAGCTTATTGTG ATCGACGAAAACTTCAACGACACCGTCGGCGATACGTTGAGCCCCTTTATACTAAGAAATGAAAAGATTTTCGCTGATGTTTTGGCATTTTTAGAGCGTGAGAAATACGTTGATCCGCGACCACTGTGGAAAGTACTAAACGAGCTGGGTAAATGCGATGTGCTCAGCATACTCGAAAAGGAG GAGGTATTATTGTCGCCACGAGAGGTCGCTAGAAGGGAGCGCGCGTTCAGGGTCTTCAATcaaatatattacaacaaaagttGGAttgatgtattatttttgaagagtcTGCGTGAAAATCCCAATTTACTGTTGCCACAGAATAAAGTGTCCACGCCATTTTTGCGGAATCTTGTGAATACCAAATATGATGTGGTTAAAAAGTTCCTG AAAATGTTACAAGCACGTAGTCCGGTCTACACTGAGCAGTTGCGTAAGTGCCCCAATAGGAAGATTTGGGAAGCTCAGCGTCAGAAACATTTGAATCATATACAATACCAAACCCGTCGTAATATGCTAACGATCTTACGTACAATACGGCAATTACGCGCTGCGGGCAAAATTAAA CAACTCAGCAAGTATGTCGAGGAAGTAATGGGCGATTATGTGGTATTGAAGACACACCGCGTAATGCCCTGGAAATTCGAATTCATCAATGAAGTCTACAATACCTTGGCACTAGCATATGCCGATATTTATACCGCGCCACCGGACATGAATTTTCATTATGATACACGAAATCGTCTCATACGTCTCTTAAAAGTACCCATCGATAAGAATAAGGACCGCAGCATGAAATTCGTGTTCGGAGACAAGTCCACATATCAAGAGCCCGATGCAATCGATTACCCGCTGCTGGCTTACAA aaaatatttggCACGCTTGGAGAAGCGTATGCATTTCGCCAAATATTCGATTGAAAAGTGCTATTTGCTCTACGAAATCGCACAGAGCCATTTGTCGCAGAGTCGCTTTGAAGAGTGTTGCTCCGTGGCGCGGAAGGCCATCGAAG AATCGAAGAATTGCAACAGCTACTTGTGGCGCTTTTTGAGCACGTTGCTCATTTGCAAATCTCACGCCGTGTTGCATAAAGTCGAAAGGGGCCGAGATGCACTCAATGAGGCTTACGACTGCGCTACTTTGCTAAAGAGCGACGAGCTCTTACATTTCATAGATGTGTGTCGCGTATCGATCGAAACGGAAATATCGCTGAAGAAGCGTGCTCAGTCCGTCGACTCGGTGCGCAGACGCAAGAGTCGTTCGTCGATTGTCAGCAGTCACTTGTCGCAAAATTCCAGTGGTTCGGGAAATACCAACCAGGAGGAGAAGAAGGACGATGATGAATTTGAATAA
- the LOC105225699 gene encoding uncharacterized protein LOC105225699 isoform X3: protein MTFYWWSHWFWITTLSTILLSITLVHTYPSQEISLEYNQDSKSVKAVTKLHQTTTSLEWSTTTPAALVTTSNKNAESDAVVAPIIQKQLKDDAGSTDEELVSEDVDTKQIESAFSEIEDTSEQEKENIVDRPTAEEGEYKRSAESYNKTIEEPKGLADEESVEEPRVAAVVAEQRSASIEESRQKSNRANEELSNYTNSSRKRDGIRGNATCVNCKAAAHEPNSTAGATRALEAPKALTNNTSASAVHANSRIDSLHSDTLELLNAIAEAAALPVPKLLTNAPQATEIDREVVTVPTESATVDAAAAATTQQRIPFTLENANKEEELRRAENEHRSRKSKVLSAEYKHINRYINYSSDSKSLLTRSAATTPNDFGGVEEGNISSEALSIQRTYFLDAGAISAICFTIFGVCCTVGTIGIVLYRRRYVNKPQALSEPDSSVYIDDSTMRDNSDEMYSLDNDSFLNSLEAMTIQNYWTDTVKHTKL, encoded by the exons ATGACCTTCTACTGGTGGTCACATTGGTTTTGGATAACAACATTGAGTA CTATCCTTCTGAGCATAACCCTCGTACACACATATCCAAGCCAAGAGATTTCCTTAGAGTACAATCAAGACAGTAAATCCGTGAAAGCGGTGACCAAACTACACCAGACGACGACGAGTTTAGAATGGTCCACAACAACACCAGCTGCACTAGTGACTACGTCCAATAAAAACGCAGAATCAGACGCTGTTGTGGCaccaataatacaaaaacaacttaaGGACGATGCCGGTAGTACAGATGAAGAGCTGGTCTCTGAAGATGTAGACACAAAACAGATTGAGTCAGCTTTTAGTGAGATAGAAGACACTTCCGagcaagaaaaagaaaacattgtagACCGACCAACAGCAGAAGAGGGTGAGTATAAACGATCTGCAGAGAGTTACAATAAAACCATAGAAGAGCCAAAGGGGCTTGCGGATGAAGAAAGCGTTGAGGAACCACGAGTCGCTGCGGTCGTAGCTGAGCAGCGATCAGCCTCTATTGAGGAAAGCAGACAGAAATCGAACCGCGCTAATGAAGAGCTGAGCAACTATACAAACAGCAGTCGGAAACGCGATGGGATCAG AGGCAATGCAACCTGTGTGAATTGTAAGGCGGCAGCGCACGAGCCCAATAGCACGGCGGGAGCCACCCGCGCGCTCGAAGCGCCAAAAGCATTGACTAACAACACGTCTGCGTCTGCGGTCCACGCAAACTCGCGGATAGACTCTCTGCACTCCGACACGCTGGAGTTGCTGAACGCGATAGCGGAAGCCGCAGCGCTCCCAGTGCCCAAACTGCTGACCAACGCGCCACAAGCGACCGAAATCGATCGTGAAGTCGTCACAGTGCCAACAGAGTCTGCAACAGTCGACGCTGCGGCGGCGGCAACGACACAGCAACGCATACCCTTCACATTGGAGAATGCCAATAAAGAGGAGGAACTGCGACGTGCCGAAAACGAACATCGTTCACGCAAATCGAAAGTGCTCTCGGCCGAGTACAAGCACATCAATCGCTATATCAACTACTCGTCGGACAGCAAAAGCCTGCTAACGCGTAGCGCCGCCACGACGCCCAATGACTTTGGCGGCGTTGAAGAGGGCAACATCTCCTCGGAGGCGCTTTCGATACAG CGCACCTACTTCTTGGACGCCGGCGCGATCTCAGCCATCTGCTTCACCATATTCGGTGTTTGTTGCACGGTCGGCACCATTGGCATAGTGCTGTATCGGCGTAGATACGTGAATAAGCCGCAGGCGCTGAGCGAGCCCGACTCGAGTGTCTACATCGATGATAGCACGATGCGT GATAACTCCGATGAGATGTACAGCTTGGACAATGACTCCTTTCTCAATTCACTGGAGGCGATGACAATACAAAACTACTGGACGGACACCGTTAAACATACAAAGCTTTAA